Proteins co-encoded in one Pristiophorus japonicus isolate sPriJap1 unplaced genomic scaffold, sPriJap1.hap1 HAP1_SCAFFOLD_71, whole genome shotgun sequence genomic window:
- the LOC139256329 gene encoding probable G-protein coupled receptor 139, with protein sequence MGYPLIYRIERIYYPMLAVFGVTVNMVAIVILSRGKCGLSKCITRYLVGMAAADLFVVVTDVILNRINIMYFPVNFLSITPVCSVLVLLCIASIDCSVWFTVAFTFDRFIAICCQKLRTKYCTQRTATVVLGAVCVVSPIRCIPFYFTFQPKIIIDQVPWFCFSNESFYNSPFWSAYEWIDSIITPLVPICLIVSFNALTVRHIIAANRIRRGLRNNGQDQNDQKMENRKKSMILLFTLSGNFILLWMIYVVYSLNWLVENYNYIDKYVNTPLYRVQQVGFMLQLLSACTNTCIYGLTQTKFREELKSGMKYLFTLNGKLLK encoded by the exons ATGGGATATCCACTGATATATCGAATCGAACGAATCTACTACCCTATGCTTGCAGTCTTTGGTGTCACCG TTAACATGGTGGCGATTGTGATACTCTCCCGCGGAAAGtgtggtctctccaaatgcatcactcgctATCTGGTGGGAATGGCAGCGGCCGATCTATTTGTTGTTGTCACTGATGTAATTCTGAATCGCATTAATATTATGTATTTTCCTGTTAATTTCTTGTCCATCACTCCTGTATGCTCTGTGTTGGTTTTGTTGTGCATTGCATCCATTGATTGTTCGGTATGGTTTACGgttgctttcacctttgatcgctttatAGCCATTTGCTGTCAGAAGCTCAGAACGAAATATTGCACGCAGAGAACTGCGACTGTGGTTTTAGGAGCCGTGTGCGTGGTTAGCCCTATTAGATGTATCCCCTTTTACTTTACATTCCAGCCTAAAATTATAATTGACCAAGTTCCCTGGTTTTGTTTTTCGAATGAAAGCTTCTATAATTCGCCTTTTTGGAGCGCATATGAGTGGATTGATAGTATTATAACCCCTTTAGTACCGATCTGTTTAATAGTTTCGTTCAATGCACTAACGGTTAGACACATTATAGCGGCAAATAGAATCCGCAGGGGTCTCCGGAACAATGGTCAGGATCAGAATGACCAAAAGATGGAGAACCGGAAAAAATCCATGATATTGCTGTTCACTCTATCTGGTAATTTCATACTTTTGTGGATGATATATGTAGTGTATTCGCTAAATTGGTTAGTGGAAAACTATAATTATATCGACAAATACGTCAATACTCCGCTGTATCGGGTTCAGCAGGTAGGATTCATGCTGCAGCTTCTTTCTGCttgtacaaacacgtgtatctatggattaacccagactaaattcagagaggagttgaagagtgGGATGAAATATCTGTTTACTCTAAATGGAAAATTACTTAAATAA